The Pseudomonas pergaminensis nucleotide sequence TGGTATTTCAGAGCGATCTGCGCCGCGCCGAGGCTGTAGACACCGGGCAAGGTCCAGCCCGGCACCGGCAGGATACGGTCGGTGGCGCCCGTGGCAACGATGATCTGCGCGTACTCGAGGCTCTCGGCGCGCCCGTTGTTGAGCAGGTCCAGGCGGCCGTCCTCGGCATTCCACACCAGGGTTTGCGGCCGGTAGTCGATCAGCGCAGCCAGCTCATCCATCGTGCGGTGCACAGCGTCGGCCTTGCTTGCTTCAAATCCGTAGAGTTGCCTGGCCGTGCGTTGGAAACCTTGTGGTTGGCGCCGATAAATCTGCCCGCCGCCGCGCAGGCTCTCGTCCACCAGGCACGGTGTGATGCCGTGGTCGAGCAAGGTGCGCGCCGCGCTGATGCCGGCCGGGCCGGCGCCCACAATCACCACCGGCTTCATGGCTGGCGCCCCGGATCGCGGCTGATCGCCTGGCCTTCTTCCAGCAGCGTCGAGCAGGCACGCACGCGGCGTCCGTCTGCAAGGCGCACCCAGCAATCCTGGCACGCGCCCATCAGGCAGAAACCGGCGCGGCGCTCGGCGCTGAAATCACTGCCGCGCAGGTGTTCGGCGCAGGTCAGCACGGCGGTCAGCACTGTGTCACCCAGCAAGCCGCTGGCAGGCTGGCCGTCCAGGGTAAAGGCCAGGGCAGGGCGTTCGGTCTCGGCCAAGCGTTTGAACAAGGCCATCAATGTTTCCCCACCAGCACGCGGTCGAGGCCGTAGACCCGGTCGAGCAAAATCATGGTCGCCGCCGTCAGTGCAATCACCAGCGCCGACACCGCCGCCATCATCGGGTCGATGGACTCGGTGGCGTACACGTACATGCGCACCGGCAGGGTTTGCGTGGCCGGCGAACTGACAAAGATCGACAGCGTCACCTCATCGAAACTGTTGATGAAGGCGAGCAACCAACCGCCGGCGACACCGGGCAGGATCATCGGTAGGGTGATCTGGCGAAACAGCGTGAAGCGGCTCGCACCCAGCGACTCGGCGGCTTGCTCGGCGCTGCGATCAATACCGATGGCCGCCGCCAATACCAGGCGCAGCACATACGGCGTGATGATCACCACGTGGGCCAGCATCAGCCAGGTAAAGCTGCCGTTGACGCCCATCAGCGCGAACAAGCGCAGCATGGCCACGCCCAGTACCAGGTGCGGGATGATGATGGGTGACAGGAACAAGGCGCTGAAAAAATTGCGCCCCGGGAACGTGTACCGGCTGATCGCCAAGGCCGCCGGCACGGCGATCAAGGTGGCCAGGGTCGCGGCGGTGAAGGCCAGGACCAGGCTGTTATAGAACGCCTGGATAAAATCCGCACGCTCGAACACCGCGCGAAACCAGCGCAGCGAGAAGCCCGAGGTGGGCAGGCTCAAGGTATTTTCGGGCGTGAACGCCACCAGGCACACCACCACCAGCGGCGCCATCATGAACAGCACCACCAACGCGTGGAAGCCGAGGGCCAAAGGACCGTTTCTGGACATGCGCTTAAACCCCCAGGGACTTTTTGTAGCGGCCTTCGACCATGCGGTTCCAGCTCAGCATGATCAGCAGATTGACCAACAGCAGCACCACCGCGATGGTCGCGCCCATGGGCCAGTTGAGTTCCGAGAGGTACTGGTCGTACACCACCGTGGCGACCATTTTCAGGCGACGCCCGCCGAGCAGGCCGGGGATTGCAAAG carries:
- a CDS encoding (2Fe-2S)-binding protein, which gives rise to MALFKRLAETERPALAFTLDGQPASGLLGDTVLTAVLTCAEHLRGSDFSAERRAGFCLMGACQDCWVRLADGRRVRACSTLLEEGQAISRDPGRQP
- a CDS encoding ABC transporter permease, giving the protein MSRNGPLALGFHALVVLFMMAPLVVVCLVAFTPENTLSLPTSGFSLRWFRAVFERADFIQAFYNSLVLAFTAATLATLIAVPAALAISRYTFPGRNFFSALFLSPIIIPHLVLGVAMLRLFALMGVNGSFTWLMLAHVVIITPYVLRLVLAAAIGIDRSAEQAAESLGASRFTLFRQITLPMILPGVAGGWLLAFINSFDEVTLSIFVSSPATQTLPVRMYVYATESIDPMMAAVSALVIALTAATMILLDRVYGLDRVLVGKH